The following are encoded together in the Hydractinia symbiolongicarpus strain clone_291-10 chromosome 14, HSymV2.1, whole genome shotgun sequence genome:
- the LOC130625673 gene encoding uncharacterized protein LOC130625673, translated as MTMITRPHFMAQGKTLIIPFLKLIFEMSYVFVHFVACNCSSLYHIADEKLFELYFLENLKMSYIKTRNMIKKCKGKLQLPQEKGEINNQKAGLVESLVSVVENQQDKNKIEVYIFPC; from the exons atgacaATGATTACCAGGCCTCATTTTATGGCACAAGGAAAAACGTTAATAataccttttttaaaactaatattTGAAATGAGTTATGTTTTTGTGCATTTTGTAGCGTGTAACTGTAGCTCTCTATACCACATTGCTGatgaaaaattgtttgaattgtACTTTTTAGAAAATCTCAAAATGAGTTATATAAAAACAAGGAATATG ATTAAAAAATGCAAGGGCAAATTACAGCTTCCCCAAGAGAAAG GTGAAATAAATAACCAGAAAGCTGGTCTTGTTGAGTCATTAGTTAGTGTTGTGGAAAATCaacaagacaaaaataaaattgaggTATATATATTTCCCTGTTGA